In Deltaproteobacteria bacterium PRO3, one DNA window encodes the following:
- a CDS encoding YkgJ family cysteine cluster protein, with amino-acid sequence MIQPSQLRRPDPRPPVFPFRWVGLLLVFELWVLVFVFQSMIYGCDRIAWRLLGYHRKTRYVRRGACARTGLCCRTLGIELPESWVRRPRVVAFFQRWYALVHNFQPIGPPQGRLLPFSCGYLRDGRTCGVYPFRPKLCREYPQVGLFGKVELHRGCGYWFVERAKLGSFEERLLREQHEAERREYSRAAGGATDGLT; translated from the coding sequence ATGATTCAGCCGTCCCAGTTGCGGAGACCCGATCCACGGCCACCGGTTTTCCCATTTCGCTGGGTCGGACTCTTGCTGGTTTTCGAGCTTTGGGTCTTGGTCTTCGTCTTCCAATCCATGATCTATGGATGCGATCGGATCGCGTGGCGCTTGCTCGGTTACCATCGGAAAACCCGCTACGTTCGGCGCGGCGCCTGCGCGCGGACGGGCCTGTGCTGCCGGACTTTGGGCATCGAGCTGCCGGAGTCGTGGGTGCGGCGGCCTCGGGTGGTCGCTTTTTTTCAGCGCTGGTACGCGCTCGTCCACAATTTCCAGCCGATCGGGCCGCCGCAGGGCCGCCTGCTTCCGTTTTCCTGCGGTTACCTGCGCGACGGCCGTACCTGCGGCGTCTACCCTTTTCGTCCCAAGCTTTGCCGGGAGTATCCCCAAGTCGGTCTCTTCGGGAAGGTGGAGCTGCACCGCGGGTGCGGCTATTGGTTCGTGGAGCGCGCGAAGCTGGGGAGCTTCGAGGAACGCCTGCTGCGGGAGCAGCACGAGGCCGAGCGCCGGGAGTATTCGCGGGCGGCCGGCGGAGCGACGGATGGGCTCACCTAA
- the tmpT gene encoding thiopurine S-methyltransferase produces the protein MEAGFWHQKWKINEIAFHGSKANPLLVKYLDRLSVAKDGRVFLPLCGKTLDIHWLISRGYRVSGAELSPLAVEQLFLELGVEPKISGAGKTDLYSAKNIDIFVGDIFDLSRRLLGDVDAIYDRAALVALPEEMRRRYAKHLMEITNQAPQLLICYEYDQDLMAGPPFSVGNEEIQRLYREHYESTLLASIDTPGGLKGKVAAREKAWLLKNKAGNRNL, from the coding sequence ATGGAAGCGGGATTTTGGCACCAAAAGTGGAAAATAAACGAAATTGCCTTTCACGGAAGCAAAGCCAACCCCCTACTGGTGAAATATCTAGACCGTCTTTCAGTGGCGAAAGACGGTCGTGTTTTTTTACCGTTGTGCGGCAAGACGCTCGATATTCATTGGTTAATTTCTAGGGGGTATCGCGTTTCCGGAGCGGAATTGAGCCCGCTTGCCGTCGAGCAATTATTTTTGGAGTTAGGAGTTGAACCGAAAATATCCGGAGCGGGTAAAACAGATCTCTACAGCGCGAAAAACATCGACATATTTGTTGGAGATATATTTGATTTGTCTCGCAGGCTGCTCGGTGACGTGGATGCGATTTATGACCGGGCGGCTTTAGTAGCCCTTCCCGAAGAAATGCGCCGTCGATACGCAAAGCATTTAATGGAGATCACGAATCAAGCCCCGCAATTACTCATTTGTTATGAGTACGATCAAGACTTGATGGCGGGGCCTCCTTTTTCGGTCGGCAATGAAGAAATACAACGACTCTATAGAGAACATTATGAATCAACTCTCCTCGCAAGCATCGATACCCCCGGTGGATTGAAGGGAAAAGTCGCGGCAAGAGAGAAGGCGTGGCTGCTAAAGAATAAAGCAGGAAATCGAAATCTCTGA
- a CDS encoding TetR/AcrR family transcriptional regulator, with amino-acid sequence MGRHKGYNRDEVLEKAMHLFWRKGYEGTHLQELVEVTGLNRFSLYKEFRGKDGLYEAAVDHYLGGLRHLSEVLNREPLGMANILEEVRLVVFSDFPYGCFMTNALTQQEVLNERIRKRVRDFVAASEQMVLKNLEAARLRGELPPDCDIAGLAKFIVTFDIGIVTFSTTQPTQEDKRRIYDNFRLMLTRGTGVQSPGSDEGADAPAVLANRTR; translated from the coding sequence ATGGGCCGACACAAGGGCTACAATCGCGACGAAGTCCTGGAAAAGGCCATGCACCTGTTTTGGCGCAAGGGCTACGAGGGCACGCATCTCCAGGAATTGGTGGAGGTGACGGGCCTAAACCGCTTCAGCCTTTACAAAGAATTTCGCGGCAAGGACGGCCTCTACGAGGCCGCGGTGGATCACTACCTGGGCGGGCTCCGCCATTTGAGCGAGGTCCTCAACCGCGAACCCCTGGGAATGGCCAATATCCTGGAAGAAGTGCGCCTGGTGGTCTTTTCCGATTTTCCCTACGGCTGCTTCATGACCAATGCGCTCACCCAACAAGAGGTGCTCAACGAGAGAATCCGCAAACGCGTGCGGGACTTCGTCGCCGCCTCCGAGCAAATGGTCCTGAAAAATCTGGAGGCCGCGCGCCTCCGCGGCGAGCTCCCCCCCGATTGCGATATTGCGGGCCTCGCGAAATTCATCGTCACCTTCGACATCGGAATCGTCACCTTTTCCACGACGCAACCGACGCAAGAGGACAAGCGGCGCATCTACGACAATTTCCGCCTCATGTTGACCCGAGGCACCGGCGTCCAGAGCCCGGGCTCCGATGAAGGCGCCGATGCGCCGGCCGTCCTCGCCAACCGTACCCGCTAG